GATGGAAGTCGGCGTCGAAGGCGAAGGGCTGACCGGGCGCGAGGCGCTCGCCGAAGAGCGCCGCCGCGCGCGGGTTGCGGTAGCTCACGGCGCCCTCACCGTCCACCGTGAGCACGGCGGCGTGGACGCTCTCGAGGACGCTGCGATTGAAGGCATCGAGACGGCGCAGCTCGTGGAGGGCCTTGGCGCCGGCGATCGCCTCGCCGAGCAGGGTTTGCACCGTCTTGAGGAAGTGGAAGTCGACGTCCAGCTCGGCGGCGGCGGCGTAGGGCTTGCGGAAGACGAGGAAGCCCTGGGCCTCCTCACCCTGGGCGAGCGGGAGCACGAAGCGCTCGACCGCTGCCAGTTGCTCGCGCAGCGCCTCGCCCCCGAGCAGGGCCTGCGCCCCGGTCAGCCCGAGCAGCCCCGGCTCGATGAGGCGCTCGCCCGAGAGCCCGCGCAGGGCGCGCAGGGCGTCCGAGAGGCCCCGGCCGGCCATCGCGCGCTCGGCGCGGACGCTGAGGCGCCGGGCGTCGAAGCTCCAGAGCAGGAGCGCAACCCCTTCGAAACCAAGCGTGTCGACGCATGAGCTGAGAAAATCCTCGAGGGCGGAGTCCCAGTTCCGCTCCCGGCCGAGGTCGCGGCCGAGGCGATGGAGCACCGAGAGCTGCTCCAGGCGGCGCTCGAGCTCAGCGTGGACGCGGCCGAGGTGCTCGTAGGACTGCAGCAGCAAAGCGGCGAACTGCCGGCGGCTCTCCTCCAGGGACTGCGAGCTGCGCTCCAGGTCCCCGAGCAGGCGGCGCTGATTCTCTGCCGCTGCCAGCGCCTCGGCGCTGGCAGCGAGACTGCGCTGCCAGTCGGCCGGGGCCAGCGGGAGGCGCAGCAGGCCGTCGACGCCCAGCGCGATGGCGGCGCGGTACCACTCGGCGTCCGCGCCCAGCTCGGCGAGCAGGACCTGACAGTGTGGATGCTCGAGGCGGAAACGCCCGAGCCAGCCCGGCAGGGCAGGGTGCGTCGGCGGCAGGGCGAGGAGGAGCAGGTCGGGCGGCGCCGGGTGCGCGCGCGTCGCCCCCTCCAGCGTGCCGTGCTCGACGGCCCAGCCCGCGGGGGACGGCGGCAGCCCGAGCGCTGGCGCGCTGGCGGCATCGGCGCTGAGAATGCGGAGGATGCGAGTTCGAGTGGCCTGCGGCACGAGCAACTCCCGGCGCGCTCGGCGCGCCTGGGCACTGCCTAGCAGGCATTCGAAAAACCCGCAAGAATTTTTGCCAGGGCCTAGCGGCCGGATGCCTCGAGGCGCCGCGCGAGGGGCAGGAGGCGATCGGTGAGCGCGTCCTTGACGGCGTCGCTCGCATAGAAGCCCTCGTCGAGACGCTGGCGCACGGCCGCGATCACTTCGGCGCGGCCGGCCGGCAACTGCGCGTACTGCGCCTTCGCCGCGGCGAGCGATTCCTCGCGCTCGGCGCGCTCCTGTGCCTCGGCGCTGATCTCGACCATGACGGTGGCCCTGCCCTCCCCGGCAGCAATGCTGCGGGTCTGTGGACTCTGCGCGACCGCGCTCTGGCCGGCGGCCTCGGTTTCCGGGTGCTGCCCGTAGAGCTTGGCCAATTCCTGAGCTTGCACGGCTGCAGACTTGCCGATCTCCACGCTCTTCCTCCGATCCAGGGGCCTCATCCGGAACGGTAGCAAACGCCAGGCCGCTAAGAGGCCGGACGCGAAGCCTTCAGGTAGCCGCGGGTCGCCCGCCCGCGCTCTTCCGTGTCCTGCTGCGCGCGCTCCAGCGCGATCATTGCCTGGCGCAGGGCGGCCTGGGCCAGGGCATCCCGGCGCACAAGCTCGCGCCGAGCGCTCTCCAGGGCACCGGGCGCGGCGGCGGCCAGCGCGTCGAGATCGCCGGCGGCCAGCGCCGCCTGGGCCCGCCCGCGCTCCCCGGCCAGCCGCTCCAGCGCGGCCAAGTCCCCGCGGCGCGCGGCCGCCAGCTGCTTGCCACTGAGGGCGAGCAGCGCGGCGAGCTGCGTGCGGGCCGTCTCGGCAGACACGCTCAGACCTCCTCGGTCGGGGGCAGCGCGGGCTGGCGCGGACTCTGCGCGAGCGCCGTCCAGGCGCCGCTCAGCTCGCCCACCACCTTGGCCACGCCGTCCAGCAGCTCCGGGCGCTTTTCCAGGCTGGCGCGGCCGATGCCCTCGAAGCAATAAGCGTACAAGGGCCGCAGGCGCTCGGTGATCTCCCCGCCTTCCGGGCGCAGCGACTGACTCAAGTAGGTGACGATCCGGCGCGCCTTGCTGAGCGCGACCTGCGCCTCCTCCCACTGCTTCTCTCTCAAAGCCCGCTGGCCGGCCCGCACGCTCTGGAGCAGGCCGTCGTAGAGCAGCGCGAGCAGCTGCTGCGGATCAGCGCCCCGCACGCGGCACTCGGAGTAGGCGCGCTGCGCGCGCACTGTCTCCGCGCTCGCGCGCAGCGGCTGGGGGGATTCCGCGACCATCAGCGGCGACTTAGGCATTGCTGCGCGCCCCCCCGCTCCCGTAGCTGGACGAAACGTTCGACAGCATCGAGTTGAAGCTGCTGCTCTGGGCGCTCATCTCCGCGAGCAGGCTTTCCATCCGCTGGAATTCGCGGAGGTAGCGCTCCTTGCGCTTGGCGAGGCGATCGTCGATCTCCTTCACCTGCTTCTCGTAGTCGGTAATCGTGTCGCGCAGGCTCTGCTGCTTGATCGTCAGGATGCCGTCCACCGTGTCCAGCGCGCCATCGAGCGTGCGGAAGAGGCGGTCGGTGACGCCGGACCAGACGCGCACGTTGCCCTGTGCCTCGCCCTGGGCGAGCAGTGTCGCCTCGGTGAGATTCACTTGGACGCTCAGGCCGTC
This is a stretch of genomic DNA from bacterium. It encodes these proteins:
- the fliS gene encoding flagellar export chaperone FliS; protein product: MPKSPLMVAESPQPLRASAETVRAQRAYSECRVRGADPQQLLALLYDGLLQSVRAGQRALREKQWEEAQVALSKARRIVTYLSQSLRPEGGEITERLRPLYAYCFEGIGRASLEKRPELLDGVAKVVGELSGAWTALAQSPRQPALPPTEEV